A genomic window from Clostridium aceticum includes:
- the gmk gene encoding guanylate kinase: MNKKGLLIVVSGPSGAGKGTICKNLLKLNKQIKISVSATTRDPRKGEVEGENYYFISKDQFEEMIKQDALLEYAKVYDNYYGTPKEYVLKNLEKGNDVLLEIDIVGALQVKEKFKDGVFIFILPPSLEELKNRIVARGTESQKDIEKRYGCAIEEIEQVIKYDYAVLNDDLQRATKDVESIITAEKCRVSRIHKNIKSIF, from the coding sequence ATGAATAAAAAAGGATTGTTAATCGTTGTTTCAGGACCTTCAGGAGCTGGAAAGGGAACGATTTGCAAAAACTTACTTAAGTTAAATAAGCAAATAAAAATTTCTGTTTCTGCCACTACAAGAGATCCAAGAAAAGGAGAAGTGGAAGGAGAAAACTATTACTTTATCTCAAAGGACCAGTTCGAAGAGATGATTAAGCAGGATGCTCTTTTAGAGTATGCAAAGGTATACGATAATTATTATGGTACGCCTAAAGAATATGTACTGAAAAACCTAGAAAAAGGGAATGATGTTTTACTAGAGATTGATATAGTAGGTGCACTGCAGGTGAAAGAAAAGTTTAAAGATGGTGTATTTATTTTTATTTTGCCACCTTCATTAGAAGAGCTAAAAAATAGGATTGTTGCTAGGGGAACAGAAAGTCAAAAGGATATTGAAAAGCGCTATGGATGTGCGATAGAAGAAATAGAACAAGTAATAAAGTATGATTATGCTGTTTTAAATGATGATCTTCAAAGAGCTACAAAGGATGTAGAATCTATTATTACAGCTGAAAAATGCAGGGTAAGTAGAATTCATAAAAATATTAAATCTATATTTTAA
- the priA gene encoding primosomal protein N': MKEKKYVAQVIVNHTSLQMDKIFDYKIPEHLLEIIKEGMRVMVPFGMGNKKLEAYVLNIKTAEEELQYPLKELLYPIEDEPILNKKQIKLIVWLKNKYLCKYIDAIHCILPAGIVNIEKKIVHLIEEDWKKSISSNAKNQVEFLDTLESLGGKSTLDKLYSRLSIKNLSTVLKLMEEKNMIKIDYEVSSRVKIQTQQYAKLNLKETEIENIINSLKNAKRQQEIILFLKQHKMCTVKELMDQLKVTRAPLNTLVEKGYVVIIEKEYKRDPYKNVAFENLPKMAANLEQNKVIQEITADIHQEKTKTFLIHGITGSGKTEIYLQLMEEVLKKGKQGIILVPEIALTPQTVERFYGRFGDGIAVLHSNLSEGERFDEWRKIIEEKVNIVIGARSAIFAPFKNLGMIIIDEEHEHTYKSETNPKYHAVEVANYRSREEDAIVVLGSATPSMESYYKASKGEFSLFTLTKRATNALLPEVEVIDMKNELDEGNKGILSRRLYFLIQENLKNKKQTILFLNRRGYATFISCPQCGYVVKCRRCDITMTYHKTMKNLQCHYCGEKEDIPKVCPSCSDPEINYFGVGTQKIESLIASYFPEAVISRMDMDSTSVKGSHQRILEDFKKEKIDILIGTQMISKGLDFPNVTLVGIIAADATLNLPDFRASERTFQLVTQVAGRAGRGLEEGRVVLQTHSPEHYSIFTASKHDYNSFYKEELNLRKEFLYPPFVQLIHISFSSKNLDEVYTISQKITNNIKYILKAKGYTEYDEVVLGPNPAMIAKIKEKYRYQILLKDHGVPYTLLKSIVKYLLIDHRQKFVSSKVTVGIDIDPLYIM, translated from the coding sequence GTGAAGGAAAAAAAATATGTAGCTCAAGTAATAGTAAATCATACAAGTTTGCAAATGGATAAAATATTTGACTATAAAATTCCAGAACACCTGCTGGAGATAATAAAAGAAGGCATGAGGGTCATGGTTCCCTTTGGTATGGGGAACAAGAAGTTAGAAGCCTACGTATTAAATATAAAAACAGCAGAAGAAGAACTTCAATATCCTCTCAAAGAGCTTCTCTATCCTATAGAGGATGAGCCGATATTAAATAAAAAACAAATTAAGTTGATCGTCTGGTTAAAAAACAAGTATCTCTGTAAATATATAGATGCCATCCATTGTATCCTTCCTGCTGGTATTGTGAATATAGAGAAAAAGATCGTACATTTAATAGAAGAAGACTGGAAAAAAAGTATTAGTAGCAACGCTAAGAATCAGGTTGAATTTCTAGATACACTAGAGAGTCTAGGGGGTAAGAGTACCTTAGATAAGCTGTATAGCAGACTTTCTATAAAAAACTTAAGCACTGTACTAAAATTAATGGAAGAAAAAAATATGATTAAAATAGATTATGAAGTTTCTTCTAGGGTAAAAATACAAACCCAACAGTATGCAAAATTAAATTTAAAGGAAACAGAAATAGAAAACATAATAAATTCTTTGAAAAATGCAAAAAGGCAGCAAGAAATCATATTATTTTTAAAACAGCATAAAATGTGTACTGTCAAGGAACTAATGGATCAATTGAAAGTCACCAGAGCACCACTAAATACTTTAGTGGAAAAAGGTTATGTGGTAATCATAGAGAAGGAATATAAGAGAGATCCTTATAAAAATGTAGCCTTTGAAAATTTGCCTAAAATGGCGGCAAATCTAGAACAAAATAAGGTGATTCAGGAAATTACAGCAGATATTCATCAGGAGAAAACAAAAACCTTTTTGATTCATGGGATTACCGGTAGTGGAAAAACAGAAATTTACCTACAACTCATGGAAGAAGTTTTAAAAAAAGGAAAGCAAGGGATTATTTTAGTACCTGAAATAGCCTTAACTCCTCAGACGGTAGAAAGGTTTTACGGAAGATTTGGAGATGGTATTGCGGTACTCCACAGTAACCTGTCAGAGGGAGAACGATTTGACGAATGGAGAAAAATTATTGAAGAAAAAGTAAATATCGTGATAGGAGCCAGATCTGCTATTTTTGCTCCTTTTAAAAACCTAGGAATGATTATTATAGATGAAGAGCATGAACATACCTATAAATCAGAAACCAATCCTAAGTATCATGCTGTTGAAGTGGCAAACTATCGAAGTAGAGAAGAAGATGCTATTGTTGTTTTGGGTTCAGCGACACCTTCTATGGAGAGTTATTATAAAGCAAGCAAAGGAGAATTTTCTTTGTTCACGCTGACAAAACGAGCCACCAATGCTCTATTGCCGGAAGTTGAAGTAATAGATATGAAAAACGAATTAGATGAAGGTAACAAAGGAATCTTAAGCAGACGGTTGTATTTTTTGATACAAGAAAATTTGAAAAACAAAAAACAAACCATATTATTTCTGAATCGAAGAGGATATGCTACCTTCATCTCTTGCCCTCAATGTGGTTATGTAGTAAAATGTAGACGCTGTGATATTACGATGACTTATCACAAAACCATGAAGAATTTACAGTGTCATTACTGCGGAGAAAAGGAGGATATACCTAAAGTTTGCCCCTCCTGTTCAGATCCTGAAATAAACTATTTTGGCGTAGGAACACAAAAAATAGAGAGCTTAATAGCATCTTATTTTCCCGAGGCGGTTATTTCAAGGATGGATATGGATTCAACAAGTGTAAAAGGCTCACACCAAAGAATTTTAGAGGATTTTAAAAAGGAAAAAATAGATATACTTATAGGTACCCAGATGATTTCCAAAGGACTGGACTTTCCTAATGTAACATTGGTTGGTATTATTGCTGCTGATGCAACATTAAACTTACCAGACTTTAGAGCCTCAGAGAGAACGTTTCAATTGGTTACGCAGGTAGCAGGAAGGGCTGGTAGAGGATTAGAGGAAGGAAGAGTAGTCCTTCAAACCCATAGTCCAGAACACTATAGCATCTTTACAGCATCAAAACATGACTACAATAGTTTTTATAAGGAAGAACTGAATCTTAGAAAAGAATTTCTTTATCCACCTTTTGTACAACTGATTCATATTAGTTTTAGTAGCAAAAATCTAGATGAAGTATACACAATTTCGCAAAAAATTACGAATAATATAAAGTATATACTAAAAGCCAAAGGTTACACAGAGTATGATGAAGTTGTATTGGGACCTAATCCTGCTATGATTGCAAAAATTAAGGAAAAATATAGATACCAAATACTATTAAAGGATCATGGGGTACCCTATACATTATTAAAATCTATTGTAAAATATTTATTAATAGATCATAGACAAAAATTTGTTTCTTCAAAGGTTACGGTTGGGATTGATATCGATCCTTTATATATTATGTAG
- a CDS encoding Rqc2 family fibronectin-binding protein: MALDGLVTYALLSEFQSLLSFNRIEKVYQPEADEIIILLRGQGKNLKLLLSVNSNYPRVHFTNVNKENPTTPPSFCMLLRKYLQGGKIVAITQPNFERIIKFKIETLDELNMVKSRELIIEMMGRHSNIILIDCESNKVLDSIKRISFDVSRYRQVLPGLQYAMPPSKDKYNPLEIKGFEEFQTALSHDLQLSVEKGLYSTFIGVSPLVAREICFATMIEGSGLLGQLSIDDFHCLYKGFSSIFQSLQSHDYRPYLFFDTDGQKYVDFSILEMTHLSLYQKQEVSSASEMLEVFYKNRDAHQRIKQKSYDLRKSITTKLDRLYNKVQNLHQDLKNAKKADDYRLKGDLLTAHLYQIQKGDEVVEVVNYYDEDQNILKIQLDKRLTPSQNAQSYYKKYNKAKNALLEVDKQLKKAKEEIDYLEQVVINIDQSTYLSDLEEIHSELIETGYLKKRLTKKSVATFKKTGYLKYISSDGLEILVGKNNKQNDEITLKIADKEDLWFHIKDMPGSHVLLKTAGKPCSETTVLEAATLAAYYSKAKNATKVAVDYTARKNVRKPKGAKPGMVIYDYYTTLLVDGTEQAISHLKQI, from the coding sequence ATGGCCTTAGATGGGTTAGTTACTTATGCTTTACTATCTGAATTTCAAAGTTTATTGAGCTTTAATAGAATAGAGAAAGTTTATCAACCAGAGGCTGATGAAATTATCATATTATTAAGGGGGCAAGGAAAAAATTTAAAGTTGCTATTATCCGTTAATAGTAATTATCCTAGAGTGCATTTTACCAATGTCAATAAGGAAAATCCTACAACACCTCCAAGCTTTTGTATGTTATTAAGAAAGTATTTGCAAGGCGGCAAAATTGTTGCCATCACTCAGCCAAACTTTGAGAGAATCATTAAATTTAAAATCGAAACACTAGATGAATTAAACATGGTAAAATCCAGGGAACTGATTATTGAAATGATGGGACGTCATAGTAATATTATTCTTATTGACTGTGAGAGCAACAAAGTCTTAGACAGTATTAAAAGGATCTCCTTCGATGTAAGTCGCTACCGTCAGGTGCTTCCGGGATTGCAGTATGCTATGCCCCCCTCAAAAGATAAATATAACCCTTTGGAGATTAAGGGTTTTGAAGAGTTTCAAACAGCTCTTTCTCATGATCTGCAACTCTCTGTAGAAAAAGGTCTATATAGTACCTTTATCGGGGTCTCTCCTTTAGTAGCAAGAGAAATATGTTTTGCTACCATGATTGAAGGAAGTGGTCTTTTGGGTCAGTTATCTATAGATGATTTTCATTGTCTATACAAAGGTTTTTCCTCCATATTTCAAAGTCTTCAATCCCATGACTATAGGCCATATTTATTTTTTGATACTGATGGTCAAAAGTATGTTGATTTTAGCATTTTAGAAATGACACATCTTTCTCTTTATCAAAAACAAGAAGTTTCCTCTGCCAGCGAAATGTTAGAGGTTTTTTATAAAAATCGTGATGCTCATCAACGGATTAAACAAAAATCCTATGATTTAAGAAAAAGTATTACCACAAAATTAGATCGCTTATATAATAAGGTACAAAACCTCCATCAAGATTTGAAAAATGCAAAAAAAGCAGATGACTATAGACTTAAAGGTGATCTCCTAACCGCTCATTTGTATCAAATTCAAAAAGGTGACGAAGTTGTAGAGGTAGTCAATTATTATGATGAGGATCAAAATATCCTAAAAATCCAACTGGATAAAAGATTAACGCCTTCTCAAAATGCTCAAAGCTATTATAAAAAATACAATAAGGCAAAAAACGCCCTTTTGGAAGTTGATAAACAACTAAAAAAAGCTAAGGAAGAAATTGACTACTTAGAGCAGGTTGTTATCAATATAGATCAGTCCACCTACCTTTCAGACTTAGAAGAAATTCATAGCGAATTAATAGAGACCGGTTACTTGAAAAAAAGATTAACCAAAAAAAGTGTAGCCACTTTTAAGAAAACAGGTTATCTAAAATATATTTCTTCTGATGGCCTTGAAATTTTAGTAGGGAAAAACAATAAGCAAAACGATGAAATCACACTAAAAATTGCTGATAAAGAAGACTTATGGTTCCATATCAAAGACATGCCGGGATCTCACGTACTTTTGAAAACGGCTGGAAAACCCTGCAGCGAAACAACCGTTTTAGAAGCAGCTACTTTAGCTGCCTACTATAGCAAGGCAAAAAACGCTACAAAGGTGGCTGTGGACTATACTGCTAGAAAAAACGTACGGAAACCTAAAGGTGCTAAGCCTGGTATGGTGATCTATGATTATTATACGACACTACTGGTGGATGGAACTGAGCAAGCCATTTCTCATCTTAAACAAATTTAA
- a CDS encoding YicC/YloC family endoribonuclease: MKFMLRSMTGFGRGDVQLEGKHFQIELKSVNHRYVDISVKMPKSFTYLEEQIRKIIKEKVYRGRVEVFIGYKNIGESDIKVITDIALAQQYVEALKEIHHRFDLEKDIAVSTIAKFPDVLKLEKKEEDQEMIWNLLKEGLMDALNSLLEMRIEEGWKLKEDLLKRLDILLDLIQKIEERSPEVVKEHKKRLTKRVKEMLEEELEIDEGRIALEVALFADKSSITEEIVRFNSHIIQFKKSMEQQEAVGRKLDFIIQEMNREINTIGSKANDLTTANMVVEVKSELEKIREQIQNIE; the protein is encoded by the coding sequence ATGAAATTTATGTTAAGAAGCATGACAGGGTTTGGACGAGGAGATGTACAACTCGAAGGAAAGCATTTTCAGATAGAGTTAAAATCAGTAAATCACAGGTACGTAGATATAAGTGTTAAAATGCCCAAAAGTTTCACTTATCTAGAGGAACAGATCAGAAAGATCATTAAAGAAAAAGTTTATAGAGGTAGAGTGGAGGTATTTATTGGCTATAAAAACATTGGTGAAAGTGACATAAAAGTAATCACAGATATTGCTTTAGCACAACAGTATGTAGAGGCGCTGAAGGAGATTCATCATCGTTTTGATCTAGAAAAAGATATAGCTGTATCTACAATTGCTAAGTTTCCTGATGTGCTGAAATTAGAAAAAAAAGAAGAAGACCAAGAGATGATATGGAATCTTTTAAAAGAAGGTTTAATGGATGCATTAAACAGTTTGTTAGAAATGCGAATTGAAGAAGGATGGAAACTTAAGGAAGATTTACTAAAACGCTTAGACATACTTCTAGATTTAATACAGAAAATAGAAGAAAGAAGTCCTGAAGTAGTAAAAGAACATAAAAAACGATTAACAAAACGTGTTAAAGAAATGTTGGAAGAAGAATTAGAGATAGATGAGGGCAGGATTGCTTTAGAAGTCGCCTTGTTTGCCGATAAAAGCAGTATTACTGAAGAAATTGTAAGATTTAATAGTCATATAATCCAATTTAAGAAATCAATGGAACAGCAGGAGGCAGTAGGTAGGAAATTAGATTTTATTATTCAAGAGATGAATAGAGAGATCAATACAATAGGTTCAAAGGCCAATGACTTAACTACTGCTAATATGGTAGTAGAGGTGAAAAGTGAACTAGAAAAAATTAGAGAGCAGATTCAAAATATTGAATAG
- the pyrR gene encoding bifunctional pyr operon transcriptional regulator/uracil phosphoribosyltransferase PyrR — MKNQVHLMDEKAIGRAITRIAHEILEKNKGANDIILVGIKTRGVPLAKRLAEKIKLIEETAVPVGILDITLYRDDLTKESIDPIIYDSKITTDINDKKVILVDDVLYTGRTVRAALDALVDIGRPKTIQLAVLVDRGHRELPIRADYVGKNVPTSKDEVVKVNLEEVDNQNFVVIEKL; from the coding sequence ATGAAAAATCAAGTACATTTAATGGACGAAAAGGCTATAGGTAGAGCCATTACTAGAATTGCCCATGAAATACTGGAAAAAAATAAAGGGGCAAACGATATAATTTTGGTAGGCATTAAAACAAGAGGTGTACCTTTAGCGAAGCGTTTGGCTGAGAAAATTAAGCTGATAGAAGAAACGGCTGTTCCTGTAGGAATTTTAGATATTACATTGTATCGTGATGATTTGACTAAGGAAAGTATTGATCCTATTATCTACGACTCTAAAATTACTACAGATATTAATGATAAAAAGGTGATTTTAGTAGACGATGTGCTGTATACAGGAAGGACTGTGAGGGCAGCTTTGGATGCCCTGGTAGATATAGGACGCCCTAAGACAATACAATTGGCAGTTTTAGTAGATCGAGGTCATCGGGAATTGCCTATAAGGGCAGATTATGTTGGAAAAAATGTACCTACATCAAAAGATGAGGTAGTAAAGGTAAATCTTGAAGAAGTAGATAATCAAAACTTTGTTGTTATAGAAAAATTGTAG
- the remA gene encoding extracellular matrix/biofilm regulator RemA — translation MNIKLINIGFGNIVSASRIVAIVSPESAPIKRIIQEARDRGMLIDATYGRRTRAVIVTDSDHIILSAVQPETVAHRLSAKENKDTETVVEGE, via the coding sequence ATGAATATTAAACTAATCAACATTGGTTTTGGTAATATTGTATCCGCCAGTAGAATTGTAGCTATTGTTAGTCCAGAGTCGGCACCTATAAAGAGAATTATTCAAGAAGCAAGAGATCGAGGTATGTTGATTGATGCCACTTATGGACGTAGAACTAGGGCTGTGATCGTAACAGACAGTGATCATATTATTTTATCTGCGGTACAGCCAGAGACAGTTGCTCATAGACTAAGTGCCAAAGAAAATAAGGATACAGAGACAGTTGTTGAAGGCGAGTAG
- the rpoZ gene encoding DNA-directed RNA polymerase subunit omega, whose translation MLYPSTNDLMKKVDSRYTLVVAVAKRARQLIDGNEPKVRAASLRPVSIATQEIVEDMVTYEPAEDHKV comes from the coding sequence ATGTTATACCCATCAACCAATGATTTGATGAAAAAAGTAGATAGCCGATATACTTTAGTGGTGGCGGTAGCTAAAAGGGCTAGACAGCTTATAGATGGCAATGAACCTAAGGTGAGAGCGGCTTCATTAAGACCAGTTTCTATAGCAACGCAGGAAATTGTAGAGGATATGGTTACCTACGAACCTGCGGAAGATCATAAGGTTTAA
- the dapF gene encoding diaminopimelate epimerase produces the protein MNIPFKKLHGAGNDFIIIKYESFPYEEKFSELAIRSCHRRFGIGGDGLMMVGTSQKADFKMYYYNSDGSKANMCGNGIRCFAKFVYDEGLVKTKQFNIETLAGIKTVHIKETSSRVDTVNVNMGKMIFEPEKIPVKTEEITSFINQELKVEDKTFLISTVLMGVPHTVIFTEDLSLDMVKTIGPIIEKHSIFPENTNVNFAKILDATHIEVRTWERGAGYTLACGTGVTSVCGIAHHLKLVEEEVWVNTEGGKLKITIDKEGNIDMEGPAEDICCGVYSFNQRD, from the coding sequence ATGAATATTCCTTTTAAAAAATTACATGGTGCAGGAAATGATTTCATTATTATAAAATATGAAAGCTTTCCCTATGAAGAAAAATTTAGTGAACTGGCAATCCGAAGTTGCCATAGGCGCTTTGGTATAGGTGGGGATGGTTTGATGATGGTAGGCACATCACAGAAAGCTGATTTTAAGATGTACTATTATAATAGTGATGGATCTAAAGCCAATATGTGTGGTAACGGTATAAGATGTTTTGCAAAGTTTGTATATGACGAGGGTTTGGTGAAAACAAAGCAATTTAACATTGAAACCTTAGCTGGCATAAAAACTGTCCATATAAAAGAAACCAGCAGCAGGGTGGATACTGTTAATGTAAATATGGGAAAAATGATTTTTGAGCCTGAAAAAATTCCTGTCAAAACAGAAGAAATAACTAGTTTTATTAATCAAGAATTAAAGGTAGAAGATAAGACTTTTCTTATTTCAACAGTTTTAATGGGTGTGCCTCATACGGTGATTTTTACAGAGGATCTAAGTTTGGATATGGTAAAAACCATAGGACCCATTATTGAGAAACATTCTATATTTCCTGAAAATACCAATGTTAACTTTGCTAAAATACTGGATGCTACCCATATAGAAGTAAGGACTTGGGAACGTGGTGCAGGATATACCTTAGCTTGTGGCACCGGCGTTACTAGTGTATGTGGTATAGCCCATCACTTAAAGCTAGTAGAGGAAGAAGTGTGGGTAAACACAGAAGGAGGAAAATTAAAAATCACCATAGATAAAGAAGGAAATATTGATATGGAGGGACCGGCAGAGGATATCTGCTGTGGGGTATACTCTTTTAATCAGCGGGATTAG
- the fmt gene encoding methionyl-tRNA formyltransferase produces MRIVFMGTPDFAVPSLEALIEENYNVVGVFTQPDRPKGRGKKLAMPPIKEKALEHNLQVFQPSSLKDIKTVELIKEMNPDVIVVVAYGQILTKEVLEIPALGCINVHGSLLPKYRGAGPIQWAIIHGEKTTGITTMYMEEGLDTGDMILKEEVSIGENETAGELYHRLALVGGDLLKKTLIQIRQGNAPREKQREELSSYAPMLTKELGEIQWHKTAEEIHNLIRGTIPWPMSYTTYLGKTMKIWKSSVMTDEISHEPGKIVEVLKDKIYVATGKDLLVIEEVQFSGGKRLSVKDFLVGNTIEKNVVLGRG; encoded by the coding sequence GTGAGGATCGTTTTTATGGGTACACCAGACTTTGCAGTACCGTCTTTAGAGGCATTAATAGAAGAAAATTATAATGTTGTAGGGGTTTTCACTCAACCAGACAGGCCAAAGGGAAGAGGGAAGAAGCTGGCGATGCCTCCAATAAAGGAAAAAGCATTAGAGCATAACTTGCAGGTATTCCAGCCTAGTTCGTTAAAGGATATAAAGACAGTAGAGCTTATCAAGGAAATGAATCCTGATGTAATTGTGGTGGTGGCTTACGGTCAAATATTGACAAAAGAAGTGCTGGAAATTCCAGCTTTGGGTTGTATTAATGTACATGGTTCCCTTTTGCCAAAGTATCGAGGGGCAGGACCTATACAGTGGGCCATCATTCATGGAGAAAAAACAACAGGGATTACCACCATGTATATGGAGGAAGGTCTAGATACAGGAGATATGATCTTGAAGGAAGAAGTTTCTATAGGTGAAAATGAGACTGCAGGAGAGCTATACCATCGTCTGGCACTTGTAGGCGGCGATCTTCTTAAAAAAACGTTAATACAAATAAGGCAAGGAAACGCACCTAGAGAAAAACAAAGAGAGGAATTGTCCAGCTACGCCCCTATGCTGACAAAGGAATTAGGAGAAATTCAATGGCATAAAACAGCTGAGGAAATTCATAATTTAATAAGAGGGACAATTCCATGGCCCATGTCTTATACCACTTACTTAGGGAAAACAATGAAGATTTGGAAAAGCAGTGTAATGACTGATGAGATAAGTCATGAACCGGGAAAAATTGTAGAAGTACTGAAGGACAAAATCTATGTAGCCACGGGAAAAGATCTATTGGTCATAGAAGAGGTACAGTTTAGTGGAGGAAAACGCCTAAGTGTTAAAGATTTTTTAGTAGGAAACACCATAGAAAAAAACGTCGTATTGGGTAGAGGATAG
- the def gene encoding peptide deformylase, with amino-acid sequence MAIRIIRQDDDPVLRKISKKVEKIDEKIHILLDDMIETMYDADGVGLAAPQIGILKRIVIIDVGEGLIELINPEIVEEIGNQCETEGCLSLPNSSGEVIRPKNVKVKGLNREGQEVFIEGSGLLARALCHEIDHLNGILFIDRMKNE; translated from the coding sequence ATGGCGATTAGAATAATTAGACAAGATGATGATCCTGTTTTAAGGAAAATATCAAAAAAGGTAGAGAAAATTGATGAAAAAATCCATATACTATTAGATGATATGATAGAAACCATGTATGATGCCGATGGGGTTGGCTTAGCTGCTCCACAAATAGGGATTTTAAAGCGGATAGTTATTATTGATGTGGGAGAAGGACTTATAGAACTGATAAACCCTGAAATCGTAGAAGAAATAGGGAATCAGTGTGAAACAGAAGGGTGTTTAAGTTTACCTAACAGCTCAGGAGAAGTTATACGACCTAAAAATGTAAAGGTAAAGGGGTTAAATAGGGAAGGTCAAGAAGTTTTTATAGAAGGAAGTGGCTTATTGGCCAGGGCTTTGTGTCATGAAATTGATCATCTAAATGGAATTTTGTTTATAGATAGAATGAAAAATGAATAG
- the coaBC gene encoding bifunctional phosphopantothenoylcysteine decarboxylase/phosphopantothenate--cysteine ligase CoaBC codes for MLKGKNIVLGVTGGIAAYKACDIVSRLKKLQANVNVIMTKSAMAFLQPHTLQALSQNPVITELFESPRYWDIEHISLAQKADILLVAPATANIIGKVAHGIADDMLSTTIMASTAKVVFAPAMNTKMYQNVIFQSNIEKLKTLGYSFIPPASGRLACGDIGEGKLAEVDKIIEFILEIAKEKRDLEGKKVLITAGPTMEAIDPVRFITNHSSGKMGYALAEAASKRGADVTLISGPTKLSPPSNVEFVPIKSTLDMYDAVMKHFPHQEVIIKSAAVADYRPQYSAEKKIKKQEGDLTLTLVRNPDILFELGQIKKEKILVGFAAETDHVIEYAKGKILKKNLDFIVANDVTQEGAGFGTDTNIVYLIDKNDNITKIDRSSKLEIAHHILDKVKQLF; via the coding sequence ATGCTAAAGGGAAAAAACATTGTATTAGGGGTTACAGGTGGAATTGCTGCTTATAAAGCCTGTGATATTGTCAGTAGATTAAAAAAACTTCAGGCAAATGTGAATGTAATTATGACGAAATCTGCTATGGCCTTTCTTCAGCCCCATACCCTGCAAGCCCTTAGTCAAAATCCAGTGATTACAGAGCTTTTTGAAAGTCCTAGATACTGGGATATAGAACATATATCTTTGGCACAAAAAGCAGATATTCTTTTAGTAGCACCTGCTACAGCCAATATTATTGGTAAAGTAGCCCATGGCATTGCTGATGATATGTTATCTACCACCATTATGGCTTCTACTGCAAAGGTTGTTTTTGCTCCAGCCATGAATACGAAGATGTACCAGAACGTCATTTTTCAATCCAATATTGAAAAGCTAAAGACCCTGGGATATAGCTTTATTCCTCCAGCCTCCGGCAGATTAGCTTGTGGTGATATAGGTGAGGGAAAACTAGCAGAGGTTGATAAAATTATTGAATTTATTCTTGAAATTGCAAAAGAGAAAAGAGACCTAGAAGGAAAAAAAGTATTGATTACCGCTGGCCCAACGATGGAGGCCATTGACCCAGTGCGATTTATTACAAATCACTCCAGTGGAAAAATGGGTTATGCCTTAGCTGAAGCCGCTAGTAAAAGAGGTGCTGATGTTACTTTAATATCAGGACCAACAAAGCTTTCTCCCCCTTCTAATGTTGAATTTGTTCCTATAAAAAGCACCTTAGATATGTACGATGCTGTTATGAAGCATTTTCCTCATCAGGAGGTTATTATTAAATCTGCTGCTGTGGCGGACTATCGCCCCCAATATAGTGCAGAAAAAAAGATTAAAAAGCAAGAGGGCGATTTAACGCTGACCTTGGTGAGAAATCCTGATATTTTGTTTGAACTTGGACAGATAAAGAAAGAAAAAATATTAGTAGGCTTTGCAGCAGAGACAGATCATGTTATAGAATATGCAAAAGGGAAAATTTTAAAGAAAAATCTAGATTTTATTGTGGCAAATGATGTTACTCAAGAAGGAGCTGGGTTTGGTACAGATACCAACATTGTCTATTTAATTGATAAAAATGATAATATAACAAAGATTGATAGATCTTCTAAATTAGAAATAGCTCATCATATTTTGGATAAGGTGAAGCAACTGTTTTAA